GACATCTGGTGCCATGTCGGCCCTCGACGGCTTCCGTGACCGTGAGTGCTTCACGCCTCCCCAGCTGCCGTCTTACTTCGATGAGCTGACCACAGAACTCGTTCaggtcgtcctcttcgACGGGCGCGTTATTGTCGTGAGTCAGTGCCGGGAGATGGTATACTTTTCCATGTCTCTTGTGCAGCGCGTGAGCTACAATGTTGTCCAACCTAACTCGGAACGTCGCTTGGTCCGCAGACCTTTCTCGCTGCCACCGGGTGTGTTTGCGCGTCCTGGGTCATCTGCGCCTGTGTTGGGAACGGCTGGCGGGTCACTCGGTGCCTACGCTTGCGTAACCCTACCTGTGCTGTCCTCTTTCCTTCTctcttctccgcctcctgcTGGCTCAACCTCtacctctccttcctcgaACACATCCCCCTCaatccccatccccatccccatccccatccccatccccatccccatccccatccccatccccatccccatccccatccccatccccatccccacccccatccccatccccatcatctccctcctcccgctgCTCATGCCATCTCTCCCATACTAGCTCGATCCGTCTTACAAGAGCTAACCGCAGGGCAAGCTCAAGGGCAACGACAACCACAGCAACATCATCCTCTCGGACAGTGTTGAGCGCGAGTATGCACCGGACCGTGGCGTCGAGATGGTCCCCCTCGGCCTCTACATGATCAAGGGAGATAACATGTGAGTAGCGTCTCTGCATGGGTACGAACCGCGCCCTGCGTGATTAGCGACTGCGCTCGCTGCGGACAAACTGCAACAGTGTTGCTCGTCTGTTTATCTGCCTGTTGTCCGATTGCCCTCGCTCTTGTCCGCTTCCCTTGCGCCCCGCTCATCCCAGCGTGTTCGTCGGCGAAGTAGACGAAGACAAGGATAGCAGCCTCGATTACTCGGAGATCAAGGCTGAGCCGTTGCGCGAGGTGCAATTTTAGGTGCAATTTTAGGAGAGGCGCGGCCATAGACACGCCGGCAATATGAAGAGCTCAGTTGCAGGCTTATGTATCGGGTATTTGTGTGTCCTGGGGTGGGTGTGTTTGCACAGAGTGGCGGCAGCACACTGGCTGCTGACCGCCGAGGGTTGGGCGCGAGGGGCCAGAGCGAAAGTAGAGCAGCTTCTTCCAGCAATGCCTCACCCGCTATGAGGCTCAGTATTCTAGCACAGGATGCTCCGCACTCCTTTCCATAGACGAAGCAGTCCGACAAACTGGAGCATAC
Above is a genomic segment from Cutaneotrichosporon cavernicola HIS019 DNA, chromosome: 1 containing:
- the lsm8 gene encoding uncharacterized protein (snRNP Sm proteins), which produces MSALDGFRDQLVQVVLFDGRVIVGKLKGNDNHSNIILSDSVEREYAPDRGVEMVPLGLYMIKGDNIVFVGEVDEDKDSSLDYSEIKAEPLREVQF